A single window of Ischnura elegans chromosome 8, ioIscEleg1.1, whole genome shotgun sequence DNA harbors:
- the LOC124164404 gene encoding uncharacterized protein LOC124164404 — protein sequence MDAEFARYVMEEPYINVGRMHLRDRQNPIEFYSEAEFLQRYRFSKRTVSDVLLPYVRSERLSNRGLPIPDILKLLIALRFYATGSFQLVCGDLAGVTQGTVSKIIKSISNDLVAVLPRYMKLPSSDEDTARCKRSFLRKRSISWSGGLYRLHPCSDCESGGGGGS from the exons ATGGACGCAGAATTTGCAAGGTACGTGATGGAAGAGCCGTATATTAATGTTGGAAGAATGCACCTAAGGGATAGGCAGAATCCCATTGAGTTTTATTCAGAAGCGGAATTCCTCCAGAGGTATCGCTTCTCGAAGAGAACGGTCTCAGACGTTCTATTACCTTATGTGAGGAGTGAGCGTTTAAGCAACCGTGGTTTGCCGATTCCGGATATTTTGAAGCTGCTAATTGCCTTGAGGTTTTACGCCACCGGGTCATTCCAG TTAGTTTGCGGCGATCTGGCCGGGGTTACTCAGGGGACGGTGTCCAAAATTATTAAG AGCATCAGTAATGACCTGGTGGCAGTATTACCCCGGTACATGAAGTTGCCAAGTTCAGATGAAGATACTGCTCGATGCAAGAGATCTTTTTTACGAAAAAGGTCAATTTCCTGGAGTGGTGGGTTGTATCGACTGCACCCATGTTCCGATTGTgagtccgggggggggggggggagttag